The following proteins are co-located in the Pseudarthrobacter siccitolerans genome:
- a CDS encoding histidine phosphatase family protein: MPQATVHLLRHGEVHNPDGVLYGRLPEFHLSGLGQEMARMLAEHFRQRAASGARITYLAASPLDRAQETARPTSEALHLQIHTDERIIEAENYFEGMKVTKAELRRPRHWPRLVNPLRPSWGEPYKQQAARVMAAVQEARLRAIELAGGDFGTDGPEAIMVSHQLPIWATRLSAEGKPLWHDPRKRECTLTSITSLVFDDDGALVRVMYSEPAASLLPGAASTPGA; encoded by the coding sequence ATGCCCCAAGCCACTGTCCATCTGCTCCGCCACGGCGAGGTCCACAACCCTGACGGCGTTTTGTACGGAAGGCTGCCCGAATTCCACCTCTCCGGGCTGGGGCAGGAGATGGCGCGCATGCTGGCAGAGCACTTCCGGCAGCGTGCCGCCAGCGGTGCCCGCATCACCTACCTGGCCGCCTCGCCACTGGACCGCGCGCAGGAAACTGCCCGGCCGACGTCGGAAGCCCTGCACCTGCAGATCCACACGGACGAGCGGATCATCGAAGCAGAAAACTACTTCGAGGGGATGAAGGTCACCAAGGCCGAACTCCGCCGGCCCAGGCACTGGCCGCGGCTGGTTAATCCCCTGCGGCCATCGTGGGGCGAGCCGTACAAGCAGCAGGCCGCAAGGGTCATGGCTGCGGTCCAGGAGGCGCGCCTCCGCGCCATCGAGCTGGCCGGCGGCGACTTCGGAACCGACGGGCCCGAGGCGATCATGGTCAGCCACCAGCTCCCCATCTGGGCAACCCGGCTCAGCGCCGAAGGCAAGCCCCTGTGGCACGATCCGCGCAAGCGTGAGTGCACCCTGACCTCCATAACGTCGCTGGTGTTCGACGACGACGGCGCACTTGTGCGCGTCATGTACAGCGAACCCGCGGCGTCCCTTCTTCCCGGTGCAGCCAGCACCCCTGGAGCCTAG
- a CDS encoding TlpA family protein disulfide reductase, translating to MTDSINQAGPSASRRSVLAAGGVALAALTLGLSACAQQDALAEQARAGDNKNYVAGDGSVTEFAPADRKSAVQINGTLFDGTVVTPADFQGKVTVLNFWFAACAPCRVEAPVLEELHQEFKPQGAQFFGVNLRDEKATAEAFDKSFNLTYPSFDDKDGGVLLAVSGLVPPGAVPTTLVLDKQGRVASRVLGEIERGTLKALIAAAVAE from the coding sequence GTGACCGACAGTATTAATCAGGCGGGGCCTTCGGCCTCCCGCCGCAGCGTCCTTGCTGCCGGCGGCGTCGCCCTGGCCGCCCTCACCCTGGGCCTCTCGGCCTGCGCCCAGCAGGATGCCCTCGCCGAGCAGGCCCGGGCGGGGGACAACAAGAACTACGTTGCCGGCGATGGCTCCGTCACGGAATTCGCCCCGGCGGACCGCAAGTCAGCCGTCCAGATCAACGGGACGCTGTTCGACGGCACTGTTGTTACGCCGGCAGACTTCCAGGGGAAGGTGACGGTCCTGAACTTCTGGTTCGCCGCCTGCGCCCCATGCCGCGTCGAAGCGCCTGTCCTCGAAGAGCTCCACCAGGAGTTCAAGCCCCAGGGCGCGCAGTTCTTCGGCGTCAACCTGCGGGATGAGAAGGCAACTGCCGAGGCTTTCGATAAGTCCTTCAACCTGACCTACCCCAGTTTTGATGACAAGGACGGCGGCGTCCTCCTGGCGGTCTCCGGGCTGGTTCCCCCGGGAGCAGTCCCCACTACGCTGGTGCTGGACAAGCAGGGGCGGGTGGCCTCCCGCGTGCTGGGCGAAATCGAGCGGGGCACGCTGAAGGCCCTCATCGCTGCCGCCGTGGCTGAGTAG
- a CDS encoding YceI family protein gives MALPADVTTGTWTLDNSHSEIGFTVRHAGISKVRGQFKEAEATLELGQDVAESRINATINTASFDSGDANRDGHVKGEDFFDVEKFPEISFVSNGLVANGNSYELTGDLTIKGVTRPVTLETEFNGVAVDPFGNTRAGVSAETTISRKDFGLTWNAVLEAGGVLVSDKVAINLELAFIAPAA, from the coding sequence ATGGCACTTCCCGCAGACGTCACCACCGGCACCTGGACCTTGGACAACTCGCACAGCGAGATCGGCTTCACCGTCCGCCACGCAGGCATCAGCAAGGTCCGCGGCCAGTTCAAGGAAGCAGAAGCAACCCTGGAACTCGGCCAGGATGTGGCCGAGTCCAGGATCAACGCCACCATCAACACGGCCAGCTTCGATTCCGGCGACGCCAACCGCGACGGCCACGTCAAGGGTGAGGACTTCTTTGACGTGGAGAAGTTCCCCGAGATCTCCTTCGTCTCCAACGGGCTGGTGGCCAACGGCAACAGCTACGAACTGACCGGCGACCTCACCATCAAGGGCGTCACCCGCCCCGTCACCCTCGAAACCGAGTTCAACGGCGTGGCCGTGGACCCGTTCGGCAACACCCGCGCCGGCGTTTCCGCCGAGACCACCATCAGCCGCAAGGACTTCGGCCTGACCTGGAACGCAGTCCTCGAGGCCGGCGGCGTCCTGGTCAGCGACAAGGTTGCCATCAACCTCGAACTGGCCTTCATCGCTCCCGCAGCCTAG